The following DNA comes from Alienimonas californiensis.
GTCGTTCGGCCTGACCGCCGGCGACGCGGCGGAGATCCTGCCCCGCTACGAAGCCTTCGGGGAGCGGGCCGGCGAGTTCTTCGCCTTCGAACTGACCCCCGATCTGGCGGCGTTCGGCAAGGTCTACTCACTAGAAACGTTCCGCGGACTGCTGGCGATGCCCCGCTGCATCGGCTCGAAGCACAGCAGCTTCCACCGTCAGCCGGAATGGGATCGGATCGAGTTGCGGGACGAACTGCGGCCGGACTTCCGCCTGATGACCGGCAACGACTTCGCCATCGACATGGTTATGTGGGGCAGCGACTACCTGCTCGGCCTGTCCACCTTCGCCCCGGACCGCTTCGCCCGCCGGGACCGGCTGTGGGCCGACGGCGACCCGGCGTTCTTCGAACTGAACGACGAGTTGCAGTACCTCGGCCGGTTCGCCTTCCGCACGCCGGGCGCCGCGTACAAACACAGCGCCGCCCAGTTCCTGAAGCTTCGCGGCTGGCTCCAAACGGACCTCACCCACCCGGACAGCCCCACCCGCCCGGACTCGGACGTCGCCGTGCTGCGGGAGTGCGCGGAGCGGCTGGGGGTGCTGTGACCCGGGAGGCGAGTGGTGGGCGTCAGCCCTCCGTGTCCTCGGGAGCGTGCGAACACACGGAGGGCTGACGCCCACCGCTCGCCTTCAATGCGCGCTGTCGCGGAGTTCGGCGAGGGTTCGCAGGGCTTCCATCGGGGTGAGGTGGTCCGGGTCGAGGCCCTTCAGTCGCACCAGCGCCGGGTGCGGCTCCGGTTCCATGCGGAACAGGGCGATCTGCTTTTCCTTGCGGCGGCCGTTGCGGTGGCCGTTCCTGGCCGGGGCGGCGCCCTCCTCCAAGCCCCGCAGCACCTCCGCGGCCCGGTCCAGCACGGGGCGGGGGACGCCGGCCAGTTTGGCGACGTGGATGCCGTAGCTCTGGCTGGCCGGGCCGGTGCGGATGGTGTGCAGGAACACGATCGTCCCGTCCCGCTCCGCGACCGCGACGTGCCGGTTGGAGAGCCCGGCGAGGTCTTTGTCGAGGCCGGTCAGTTCGTGGTAGTGGGTGGCGAACAGGGTGCGGGCCTTCACCGCATCGTGCAGGTGCTCCGTGACGGCCCAGGCGAGGCTCAGCCCGTCGTAGGTGCTCGTGCCGCGGCCGATCTCGTCGAGGATGACGAGGGACTTCTCCGTCGCGGCGTTGAGGATCCGGGCGGTCTCGGTCATCTCGACCATGAAGGTGCTCTGCCCGCGGCCGAGGTCGTCGCCGGCGCCGACGCGGGCGAACACGCGGTCGGCCAGCCCGATCGTCGCCGCCTCCGCCGGCACGAAGCTGCCGCACTGGGCGAGGATCAGGATCAGCGCCGTCTGCCGGATGTAGGTGCTCTTGCCGGCCATGTTCGGGCCGGTGATGAGGTGCACGCGGTCGGCGGGGGTGAGCGTCGTGTCGTTCGGCACGAACTCCCCGCCCGGGCGGAGCACGTCGAGCACCGGGTGCCGGCCGGCGGTGATGCTCAGCACCGGCTCTGCGGAGAGTTCCGGCCGCACGTAGCGGCGGGTGGCGGCGAGGTGGGCGAAGCAGGCCAGTACGTCCAGTTCCGCCAGCACGCCGGCGGAGCGTTGCAGGGCGGGGACGAACTCCGCGACCCGCTCCCGCAGGGCGGTGAACAGTTCCTGCTCCAGCGAGACGGCCCGCTCCTCGGCCCGCAGCACCTTGTCCTCATACTCCTTCAGGGCGGGGGTGATGTAGCGTTCGCGGTCCTTGAGCGTCTGCTTGCGGGTGTAATCCTCCGGCACCTTATCTTTGTGCGTGGTGGTGACTTCGAGGTAGTAGCCGAACACCTTGTTGAAGCCGACCTTCAGCGAACTGATGCCCGTCCGCTCCGCCTCCTCGGCCCGGTATTTGGCGATCCACTCCTTACCGCCCTTGGCGAGGGCCCGCAGTTCGTCCAGCTCCGGGGAGAAGCCGGTGCGAATCAGGCCGCCGTCG
Coding sequences within:
- a CDS encoding dihydrodipicolinate synthase family protein, encoding MMLEVPALPPIKPNRTIRGASAILLPFLSDGSIDWASFDAHLERTAEAGLTPAVNMDTGYLHLITEAQREAVLDRTERVLGGAEFFAGAFVKDEPGAKFDLDGYAGAAERIRQRGGLPVVFQSFGLTAGDAAEILPRYEAFGERAGEFFAFELTPDLAAFGKVYSLETFRGLLAMPRCIGSKHSSFHRQPEWDRIELRDELRPDFRLMTGNDFAIDMVMWGSDYLLGLSTFAPDRFARRDRLWADGDPAFFELNDELQYLGRFAFRTPGAAYKHSAAQFLKLRGWLQTDLTHPDSPTRPDSDVAVLRECAERLGVL
- the mutS gene encoding DNA mismatch repair protein MutS; the protein is MSEPTPMMARYLEVKAEHPGTLLLFRMGDFYELFYEDAELAAKHLGITLTSRDKGSSNPVPMAGFPHHALRNHLSKLIRKGHRVAVCEQMEDPATAKGMVRREVTQVVTPGTLTDDDLLEPNRSNFLAALHRPRGKAAKGGRVGLSWLDVSTGRFVTADLAPADLPDELARIAPAELLIAEGTEVPEAAERIGSLVTERPAYAFGTDAAIKRLTEHFGTGTLAGFDLDDAGPGVAAAAALLEYAADTQKAALPHITGLSPYRCDDCLRIDEATRRSLELTRTLRDGDRSGSLLDVLDETKSPMGARRLADWLAEPLTDRAAIAARHDAVEDLCNAAADRTALREALAGVYDLERLAGRVATRRASPRDLGGLCRTLGLLPKIKDLLHARHAERLTALNGSLDPCPDVREAVAAALTDDPPIQITDGGLIRTGFSPELDELRALAKGGKEWIAKYRAEEAERTGISSLKVGFNKVFGYYLEVTTTHKDKVPEDYTRKQTLKDRERYITPALKEYEDKVLRAEERAVSLEQELFTALRERVAEFVPALQRSAGVLAELDVLACFAHLAATRRYVRPELSAEPVLSITAGRHPVLDVLRPGGEFVPNDTTLTPADRVHLITGPNMAGKSTYIRQTALILILAQCGSFVPAEAATIGLADRVFARVGAGDDLGRGQSTFMVEMTETARILNAATEKSLVILDEIGRGTSTYDGLSLAWAVTEHLHDAVKARTLFATHYHELTGLDKDLAGLSNRHVAVAERDGTIVFLHTIRTGPASQSYGIHVAKLAGVPRPVLDRAAEVLRGLEEGAAPARNGHRNGRRKEKQIALFRMEPEPHPALVRLKGLDPDHLTPMEALRTLAELRDSAH